The proteins below come from a single Amphiura filiformis chromosome 15, Afil_fr2py, whole genome shotgun sequence genomic window:
- the LOC140171374 gene encoding uncharacterized protein, whose translation MGTIWYCCTPRHHPTMEKSDIISEEEWSSLYDEAEQLLLTNRDSFQNSVRNTIVKEKLQAEFSELQGDARPQNIPFAGYRLKDNRDFMHRTGSDDIFGPLLDDSECKSRFTLKAQHLVEKLVLTSDGDKIDYAVVRDLQKDQLIRMHANQFVVTAGAILTPQILFNSGIRPKALGHYLSEQPVTFTQVVMKQSLIDSVETDQRFAESAKAHHEKYPQDPLPFKLSDPDPQLYIPVLEGRPWHCQVSTFYGASQSHIDSRTVVDYCYFGIMTPRAENYVTFSESIKDSMGMPQPTFNVTLTDEDKELSHTMMKDMIRAATAIGGFMPDYRPQFKPLGKALHITGTIRMGKEDDGTSVVDEYSRVWGIDNLYLGGNGVIPTGTASNPTLTSVALAIRSAKKIGERLTDYEGTE comes from the exons ATGGGGACTATTTGGTATTGCTGCACACCACGTCATCATCCAACCATGGAGAAGTCAGATATCATCTCCGAGGAGGAGTGGTCATCACTGTATGACGAAGCTGAACAACTTCTCTTGACAAACAGAGATAGTTTTCAAAACTCCGTCAGGAATACGATTGTCAAGGAAAAACTTCAG GCAGAATTCAGTGAATTACAAGGAGATGCTCGCCCTCAGAACATCCCTTTCGCTGGCTATCGTTTAAAGGACAACCGAGACTTCATGCACAGGACCGGAAGTGACGACATATTTGGTCCGTTACTTGACGATTCAGAATGCAAGTCACGTTTCACTCTCAAG GCTCAACATTTGGTGGAGAAGTTGGTATTAACATCTGATGGGGATAAAATTGACTATGCCGTAGTGCGCGATCTGCAGAAAGACCAGCTCATTCGTATGCATGCGAATCAATTCGTGGTGACTGCTGGCGCTATATTGACGCCACAAATCCTCTTCAATTCTGGAATCCGACCGAAGGCTCTTGGCCATTATCTGTCAGAACAACCAGTCACATTTACTCAG GTGGTGATGAAGCAGAGCCTCATTGATAGTGTGGAGACCGACCAACGATTTGCTGAAAGTGCAAAGGCACACCACGAGAAATACCCACAGGATCCACTGCCATTTAAATTATCTGATCCTGACCCTCAG TTATATATTCCAGTATTGGAAGGCCGACCATGGCACTGTCAAGTGAGCACCTTCTATGGAGCTTCCCAATCACACATCGACAGCCGAACTGTCGTCGACTACTGTTATTTTGGAATAATGACGCCGCGTGCTGAAAACTACGTCACATTTTCTGAATCTATCAAGGACAGCATGGGGATGCCTCAACCCACCTTCAATGTCACTCTAAC AGATGAAGACAAGGAGTTGAGTCACACCATGATGAAGGACATGATCCGGGCTGCCACTGCCATAGGCGGATTCATGCCTGATTATCGGCCTCAGTTCAAGCCGCTCGGCAAGGCACTGCATATCACG GGTACAATACGTATGGGTAAGGAAGATGACGGCACTTCGGTTGTTGATGAATACTCCCGTGTGTGGGGAATAGACAACTTGTACCTGGGTGGTAACGGTGTAATCCCCACCGGCACGGCCAGCAACCCGACCCTCACCAGCGTGGCCCTCGCTATACGCTCCGCCAAGAAAATCGGGGAGAGATTGACCGACTACGAAGGCACAGAGTAA